In Kutzneria kofuensis, the DNA window GGCGAACGCCGGCTCCGGGATGATCGGCAACGCCAGGAACGCGGCCGACGGCGTGGTCACGTCGTCCGGCACCTCGCCCTGGTTGATGGCCAGCTCGGTCGCTCCGTAGTTGGTGTACCGCTGGGCGCCCGTCGGCGAGGTGGCCGCCGACCAGCCCCAGACCGGGGTCCTGGCGCCGAGCTGCCCGTACGCGCCGTGGGCCAGCGCGGTGTTCCGGTTGTTCATGCCGAGGCTCTGCGGCGCGATCGCCTGCTCCGGCACCACCATCGCCGGCGCGAGCGCCTGGTACAGGCTGCCGTTGAAGGTCGGCACGAACTTGATCCGGTCGTAGACGTAGTGGCCCTCGAAGATGGTGTACTGCTTGCCGTCCTGGGGATCGGTGTAGGTCCGGTTCAGGCCCTCCGGCACCTGGCGCTGCCGGTGGTCGGCCGGCGGCGTGCGGGCCAGCCCCCACCACAGCGCGCCCGGCACCTTGCCGCTGCCGATGGCCAGGTAGTCGGCGATGCGCGGCCCGGAGTAGAGGTTGTCGTACGTGGAGTCGGAGTAGCCCTGTCCGACCTGGTAGCCGTTGTACAGCACGTTCTCGGTGGCGTTGTACAGGAAGTCCCACCGCATCGCGTCCAGCAGCGCCTGGAAGCCGCCGGCCAGCGCCGGAAACGCTTGCGCGGCGGTCAGCATGCCCTGGGCCAGCCAACCGTTGTCCACAGTGGACACGTAGCCGTTCTTGATCGGACGGCCGCGCGGCGACTCGATGGCCTGCCCGGTGGTCGTGCTGTACCAGCGGAACAGGAAGCCGTCGTACTTCGCCAGCTTCTGGATCTGGGCCAGCACCGCCGCCGCTTCGGCCTGAGCCTTGTCGGACGTCTCCAGGCCGAGGTCCTTGGCCGCCACGATGGCGGTCAGGTAGTTCCCGATCAGCGACGGGTTGGTGTACTGCTGGTCGGGCGTCGCCGGCGCGAGCTCGACCGTGTTCGCCGGATCGCCCGCGAGCAGGACGCTGGCCAAGGGCAGGCTCGTCACCGGGTCCACGCCCGGCCCGGACAACAGCCGCCAGGTTCGGGCGGCGACCTCACGCAGGAACCCGATCTGGCCGTCGGTCAGGTGGGCGGTCGGGTCCACCACGACCGTGTCGTCCGCGGCGGCCGCCTGCCACTGGTCGGCCTCGACGGGTTCGGTCGTGGCGGCACACGCCGCGGTGAGGGCAACGGCTGCAACGAGCAGGCGATGCAGTCGGTTCACGCGTCTCCATTCGTCAGGTAGCGCGGTGCGAGCACCGGCCAGGTGATGTCCGGATTCGGCGCGACCCGGCGGGCAGGGCGCCACACGGGTCGGACCGGGCGGGTTCGCAGCAGCAGCAAGGCTTCCACGTTGGCCAGCCGCTTCACGATGACGAAGCCGAGGAACAGCGGCCACCACAGCAGGGACTTCCACAGCCGCCGGTAGAACAGCGCGCAGATCGTCACCAGCAGCATCGGCAGCTTGGCCAGCACGAAAAACGCGAGCAGATGGAACAGGTTCTGCCGGTTGTCGGGTTGCAACACCGCGGCCTGCAAGGCGAACAGGTAGGCGGCGAACTGCATCGGCTGCACCAGCCGCCGCGCTCCCTTGAAGAACTCGGCGAACCAGAACCGGGGGCCGGCGGAGCCCGCGGCGAACGGCACGAACCGGGCGAAGTTGTAGATGGACCCCTGGCTCCACCGCCGCCGCTGCAACCGCAGCTGGGCCAGGGATTCCGGCACGTCCTCGTACGCCCAGACGCGTCGGTCGTAGACGGCCCGGTAGCCGATCCGGGCCAGGCTGCAGGTGAAGTCGATGTCCTCGCCGAGCATGCCCTCCGGCCAGCCACCGACCTCCAGCGCCGCCGTGCGCCGCACCGCCGTGTAGTTGCCCGGCACGCACGGCTGCATGTCGACCACCGCGTACGCCAGTCGCGGCAGGCCGAAGCCGGCCGCCAGCTCCAGCGAGCGCATCCGGTCGACCCACGTGCGGAACGGGAACTTCGGCAGCATGAACGCACCCACCAGCCCGATCCGCGGATCCGCCTGGAACCAGGGGACGCTGTAGCGGAAGACGTTCGGGTGCAGCTCGCAGTCGGTGTCGTGGCGCACCACGTAGTCCGCGGTGCAGCGGGTGAGCGCCAGGTTGAGGGCGGTCGCCTTGCCGGTGTGGGAACCGGCGATCACCGTGCCCTGTAAGGCGGTCGCACGCGCCATCGCCTCCTCGGCCAGTCGTCGGGTGTCGTCGGTGGAGCCGTCGTCGCACAGGATCAGGTGCACCGGGCCGCCGTAGGCCGCCGCGGCCCGGTCGACGCTCTGCACCCAGCGCACGATGTTGGTCTCCTCGTTGAACGCCGGCCCGATCACGTCGATCGGCGGCGGGTTCGGCCCCGGCATCGGCAGCCGGCGCCGGCCGACCACCCGCAGGACCGACAACATGATGTAGAGACCGAACTTGAGGTAGACGGGAATCGCCAGCAGCAGGAACGTGTACGCCACCGGGTCGTCGCCGATCAGGCTGACCACGTAGGCCGCGCCGGCGGCGACGAACACCGACACCGCCGCCAGCGACACGATGGTCAGCACGGTGTCGAAGGTGTCGCCGGTGCGTCGGATCGGCACCTGCGTCGGCCGCGGCAGCAGGTAGGTCGTCAGCGCCAGCCGCATCGCCATCACGTACGCGACGGCGTAGTGCATCAGGATGCTGACCAGCGGGAAAGGCCCCAGTGGCAGGCGGAACTCGAGGCCGATCACGCCCAGCGCGGTGTCCGCGGTGAGCGACGCGAAGATCGCCAGCGGCGCGTGCAGCAAGATCAGCAGGCGCCGCAACGGACTCGCCCGCACGCAGAGCGCGAGCGCGACCGTGAACGCGAGGAAGCTGATCGGGATCACGGGCCGCAGGTGGGACACGTAGTCGGCCACCACGCCCGGCAGTGGCACGACCGACGTGACCGCGCGGCCGATCGCCCACCGGTACGAAGTGGACAGATCGGGGGAGCGCGCGCTGTTGAGCACGACGCTGCCGCCGAGGCAGATCACCACGAACGCGGCGACCCGCCGCAGTGACGGCGGATGCGGCTTGGGCAACCGCACCACATTGCCGACGCCACGGTCGGAGTCGTCGAACCGCCGCCGCAAGGCGTGCACGACCAGCACCGCGATCAAGGCGACGTTCAGCGCCAGCAGGACGAGCCCGGCCCAGCGGATCATGGGAAGACCACGCTGAGGCTCATGCCGGGAGTGGTCCCTTCGGGCCAGTGCGCCACGGTCAGCCGGACCGCGTACTCCACCGAGCCGGACTGGTCGATCGGCATCGGGATGACCTGGTCAACAGTGCCGTCCACGGTCCGCCGCAAGGCGTTCACGGTGACACGGGCCGGAGTTCCCTGCTTGAGCCCGGGCATCGCCGCCTCGGCCACCTGCGCGACCGCGTCGCTCTCCGAGCTGACGAGCGTGATCAGCGGATGTTGGTTGGCGGTGCCGGGATTCGCCGTCGAGTCGGCGCCGGCGGCCGGCGGGAACAGGCTGAACGCCGGCGCCTGTGCGGGCTGCATGGACTGTGGCCCGGCGAACCCGTGCACGCCGGTGGTGCCGTCGAGTTCGCCGGGCACGCCGCCGACATTGGCGATCACACCGTCGATGGGAGAGGTCAGCGTGAGCTGATCGAGGGCGTGCTGCGCCTGGTCGACGTCGGACTGCGCGGACGCCACCGCGGACTGCGCGGACGAGACGTCCGCGGCCGACGCCGGCTCGCCGGCGGCCGCGCGTTGGTTCCGGGTCAGCGCCAACGTGGACTGCGCCGAGGTGACGGCGTTCGCGGCGGTGTCCCGCAGCTGGGCCGTGGATGCCTTGGTGTGGACGAGGTTCGCGTTGGCGGTGGCGATGGCCGAGGCGTCCTTGCGGACCTGCGCCTGCAGGTTCGCGCAGAACGTCTTGTCGGTGTCGGAGCCGTTGGCGCACAAGGTGGACAGCTGCCTGTTGTCGGCGTCGTACGTCGACTGCGCGTCCGTGACGGCTTGCTGCGCCTGGGCGACTTCGGCGTCTGCCGTGGCGACTGCGTCGGCGGCGGCTTTCTGCGCACCCGCCAACTGCGAGTTCGCCTTGGCCACCTGAAGATCGAGGTTCTGCTTCGTGGACTCGGCCAACGCCGGCGACTGCAACGCCGTGAGCTTGGCCTGCGCCGCCGACAGCACCGCCTTCGCGTCGGCGAGGGTCGCCTTGGCCACGGCCTGGTCCTGCGTGGCCAGCGGCTGCCCCTTCTTGACGTGTTCGCCGGCCCGCACCATCACGTCCTGAATCCGCCCGGTCTGGGTGAAGTCCAGGTTCAGCGTCTGCTCGGGCTGCACGGCGCCGACGAAGCTGGTTCGGGCCGACACGTCCGCGTAGGTGAAGTAGGCCAGGACCGAGCCCCCGGACAGGATCGCCACCGCGACCAGAAGTTGACGTACCGACGAGTGCGGGAACTCCTTGCCCTTGGTCGGGTGATGCCCGTCGGGGGAGGGGGTGAGATCGGCTGCCGCGTTCATGCCGCGGACCCGGACCTGGCCGCGTGCCATCAGTCGACCGTCACCGGCTGCCGCACCGGCAGGTCCGTCAGCAGGTCCTCGGCGACGGCCATGCCCTCGCGCCACACCGACCGGCAGACGATCTTCGACGGGTCGACGCGGTCGCAGTAGCGGGCCGCGATGTCCGTGCACTCCTCGAGCAGCCCCTCGGACAGGGTGGTCGGCTTCAGGCCGAGCGCGAGGAACCGGTCGTTGCGCACCACCAGGTCGTTCTCCACCGCCTCCTGCCGTGGATTGGGCAGGTTCGCCACCTCGACACCGGTCATCGCGCTGACCAGTTCGGCCAGGTCGCGCACCCGGTGCGTCTCGGTGATCTGGTTGAACACGGTGGGCTTGGCGCCGGGCTCCGGCGGGTTGGAAAGCGCTATCTCTATGCAGCGCACGGTGTCCCGGATGTGGATGAACGCCCGCGTCTGCCCGCCGGTGCCGTGCACGGTCAGCGGGTGGCCGATGGCGGCCTGCATCAGGAACCGGTTCAGCACGGTGCCGAAGTCGCCGTCGTAGTCGAAGCGGTTGACCAGCCGCTCGTCGCGGGCGGTCTGCGGGGTCTGCGTGCCCCACACGATGCCCTGGTGCAGGTCGGTGATCCGCAGCCCGTCGTTGTGCGCGTAGAACGCGAACATGAGCTGGTCCAACGTCTTCGTCAGGTGGTAGACGGAGCCGGGGTTGGCCGGGTGCAGGATCTCGCGCTCCAGGTCGCCGTCGGGGGTGGGCACCTTGACGGTGAGGTAGCCCTCGGGGATGGGAGCCGAGCCGGACCAGCCGTAGCCGTACACGCCCATCGTGCCCAGGTGCACCAGCGCGGTCTCGCCGCCGGTCGCGACCAGCGCGGTCAGCAGGTTGTGAGTCGCCCGCACGTTGTTGTCCACGGTGTAACGCTTCGAGCCGGTGGACCGCATCGAGTACGGCGCCGCCCGTTGTTCGGCGAAGTGCACCACGGCATCGGGCCGAAGCCTGGTCAACACCGACACCAACCGGTCGTACTCGGTGGCGAGGTCCAGACGGACGAACCCGATGTCCCGTCCGGAAACCTGCCGCCAGACCCGCAACCGCTCGCCGAGCGCCCGGACCGGGGTCAGCGACTCGACCTCCAGTTCCAGGTCGATGGCTCGTCTGCTGAGGTTGTCGAGAATGGTCACGTCGTGGCCGTGGTCGGACAGGTGCAGCGCAGTGGGCCAGCCGCAGAATCCGTCTCCGCCCAGAACAAGTACACGCATGCGAGATGCACACCCCTTGGAGTTCTGTTCAGGGACCGCCATGACGCGACGAGGGCAGGGGGCCGCGCAGGCGGGGAGGACGTCGGCGAGAGAGCTTCAGGGTCCGCCGGCCAGGTGCGAGTTATTAGGAAACCTTCTTAACTCGGAGTCGGAGACTATTCGCATACGTGGACCTCGTCAAGCTTCCGGTCCCCGAGTGCCGCTCGTCTTCGGCCTCGCGTATGGAAACGATTTCAGGGTCTGACCTGGAGATGTCACCCCAATGGCGGGGGTTGACTGCTCGCGCCGGACGGGCCTACGCTCCGCCGCACGGTAAGGAAAGTTTCCTAACAAATTGGTCCGCTCCCCTGGAGGAGGACCCTCATGGACGCTCGCCCGCGCGCCGAACTCCGGCGCATCGCCGACCGGGCCGCCGCCGAACTGCGTGACGCCACCGCCGAGGAGATCCTGAGGTGGGCCGGAGGCACGTTCGGCGACCGGCTCGCGGTGGCCTCCTCGATGGCCGACACCGTGCTCGTCGACCTGGCCGCCCGCCACGCGCCCGGCGTGCACGTGTTGTTCCTGGACACCGGCTACCACTTTCCCGAGACCATCGGCACCCGGGACGCGGTGGCCGCGACATACCCGATCACGCTGGTCACGGTCTCCCCCGAGCAGACCGTGGCGGAGCAGGACCTCTGGTACGGGCCGGGGCTGTACGCCCGCGACCCCGACAAGTGCTGTGCCCTGCGCAAGATCGCGCCGCTCGACGCGGCGCTGGAGCACTACGACGCCTGGCTCACCGGCGTGCGCCGGGACGAGTCGCCGACCAGGGCGGACACGCCCGTCATCGGCTGGGACGACCGGCGCGGCAAGGTGAAGGTCAGCCCGCTCGCCGGGTGGACCGCGGACGACGTGGCGGAATACGCCGTACGGCAGGGAGTTCTGCTGAATCCGCTGCTCGCCGACGGCTACCTGTCCGTCGGCTGCCGCCCGTGCACCACCCGGGTCGACCCCGGCGCGGACCCGCGCAGCGGTCGCTGGACCGGCCGCGCGAAGACCGAGTGCGGCCTGCACCTCTGAGCTGCGACAACCACATTTCCGGCGGAACCGCCGCCCGCCGCGACCGAAAGGGGTTTCGGTGTGAGGGCGACGACCCGAGCACGGCACATCCTCTCGCACCTCGACGCCCTGGAGGCCGAGTCGGTGCACATCCTCCGCGAGGTGGCGGCGGAGTTCGAACGACCGGTGCTGCTGTTCTCCGGCGGCAAGGACTCGACGGTCATGCTGCATCTGGCGCGCAAGGCATTCCTGCCGGCGCCGATTCCGTTCCAGTTGTTACATGTGGACACCGGGCACAATTTCCCGGAGACGCTGGAATTCCGGGACCGTGCCGTCGCCCGCTTCGGCGTTCGGCTGTTGGTGGCGGACGTCCAGTCCTATATCGACGCCGGCGAACTGCGGGAACGGCCCGACGGCACGCGCAACCCGCTGCAGACCCTGCCGCTGCTGCGGGCCATCGAGGCCAACCGGTTCGACGCCGTGCTCGGCGGCGGCCGCCGCGACGAGGAGAAGGCCCGCGCCAAGGAAAGGGTTTTCTCGCTGCGTGACGAGTTCGGGCAGTGGGATCCGCGCCGGCAGCGACCCGAGCTCTGGCGGCTCTACAACGGGCGGCACCGGCCGGGCGAACACATGCGCGTCTTCCCCCTCTCCAACTGGACCGAGCTGGACGTCTGGGGCTACGTCCGGGCCGAGGGCATCGAGCTGCCCGCCATCTACTTCACCCACCGGCGAACGGTCTTCCTGCGCGACGGCATGTGGCTCGCGCCGGGGTCGTGGGGCGAGCCCCAGGCCGGGGAGCCGGTGCAGGAGCGGATGGTGCGCTACCGCACCGTCGGCGACATGTCCTGCACCGGCGCCGTCGACTCGCCGGCGTCCTCGGTGGACGAGGTGATCGCCGAGATCGCCGCGTCCCGCGTCACGGAACGGGGTTCCAGCCGCGCGGACGACCGGATGTCCGAGGCCGCCATGGAGGACCGCAAGCGGGAGGGCTACTTCTGATGACCACGACCGAGATCGCCGTCGGCGACCTGCTCCGGCTGGCGACGGCGGGCAGCGTCGACGACGGCAAGTCCACGCTGGTCGGGCGGCTGTTGCACGACACGAGCGCGGTCATGCCGGACCAGCTGGAGGCGGTCCGCCGGGCGTCCCGCGACCGCGGCCTGGCCGACGCCGACCTGGCGCTGCTCACCGACGGTCTGCGGGCCGAGCGGGAACAGGGCATCACGATCGACGTGGCGTACCGGTACTTCGCCACGGCCCGGCGGCGGTTCATCCTCGCCGACACACCGGGCCACGTGCAGTACACGAGGAACATGGTCACGGGGGCGTCGACCGCCGAGCTGGCGGTGGTCCTGGTGGACGCGCGGCACGGCTTCGTCGAGCAGACCGGTCGGCACACCGTGGTCTCAGCGCTGCTGCGCGTCCCGCACGTGGCGCTGGCGGTGAACAAGATGGACCTGGTCGGCTACGCCGAGGACCGGTTCGCCGAGATCGCCGGGGAATTCACCGAGTACGCACGGAAACTCGGCGTGCCGGACGTGGTGGCGATCCCCATGTCCGCGCTGCGCGGGGACAACGTCGTCGAGCCCAGCCCGCACATGACCTGGTACGCCGGGCCGACGCTGCTGGAACACCTGGAGACCGTGCCGACCGGTGGCGAGCCCGAGGCGACCCGGCTGCCCGTGCAGTACGTGCTCCGGGCGACCGACTTCCGTGGCTACGCCGGGCAGTTGTCCTCGGGCATGCTCCGCGTGGGTGACCCGGTGGCGGTGTCGCCGGCCGGGCACCGCACCCGTATCACCGGCATCGAGGTGGGCGGCACGCCGGTGGACGAGGCGTTCGCGCCGCAGTCGGTGGTGGTGCGGCTCGCCGACGCGGTGGACGTGGCCCGCGGCGACCTGATCACGCCGGTGTCGACCGTGCCGAGCCCGGCCGAGCGGCTGCTGGTCGTCGGCTGCCAACTGGCGTCGCGGCCGCTGCGCGTGGGCGACCGGGTGTTGGTGCGGCATACCACAAGGACCGTGCGGGCGGTGGTGGAGGCGATCGACGAGCGGTTGGACGTGCATTCGCTGAGCACCGACAACGCGGCGGACACGTTGTACACCAACGAGATCGCGCTGGTGTCGATGCGCACGGCCGAACCGGTCGCCGTCGATCCGTACGAGTACAACCGGCACTGTGGGGCCGTCCTGCTCATCGACGAGGCCAGTGGCGACACGCTGACGGCCGGAATGGTGGGCGTCCCACCGTGGTGGCCGTGAGACGGCTGTTGCCGGTCGCCGCCGCGGCACTGCTGCTGGCCGGCTGCACGGCGGCGGCCACCGAGAACGAGCTGAGACTGGGATACCTGGGCAATCTCACGCATGCGACGGCGATCGTCGGCGTGGCCGGCGGTTTCTTCGCCAAGGCACTGGGGGACATCCAACTCACCACGCAGGTGTTCAACGCCGGCCCGGCGGAGATGACCGCGCTGCTCGGCGGCCAGCTCGACGCCGCCTACGTCGGCCCGTCCTCCGCCTTGAACGGTTACGTCCGCAGCCACGGCCAGGCGCTGAAGATCGTCGCCGGCGCGACCATGGGCGGCGCGGAGCTCGTCGTCCGGCCCTCGATCACCGCGGCGGGGCAGCTCAAGGGGAAAACGCTTGCCACGCCCCAACTCGGCAACACCCAGGACGTGGCGCTGCGGTACTGGCTCAGCCAGCACGGCATGAGGACCACCACCGACGGCGGCGACGTGGCGATTCGCCCGCAGGACAACGCGACCACACTGGACCAGTTCCGCGCCGGCAAGATCGACGGCGCCTGGCTGCCGGAGCCGTGGGCATCCCGGCTCGTCGTGGCGGCGCAGGCGAAGGTGCTGGTGGACGAGCGTGACCTCTGGCCCGACGGCCGCTTCGCCAGCACGGATCTGGTGGTGTCGACGACGTTTCTCCGTGACCACCCGCAGGCCGTGCGGCGGCTGATCGACGGAGAACTGGCTGCCAACGACTGGGTCTCCGCCAATGCCGGCGAGGCCACCAGGACCGTCAACACCGAACTGCGACGGATCAGCGGCGCCGCGCTGACCGACGCCGAGGTCACGCGGGCCTGGGACGAGCAGCAGGTCACCGGCGATCCGCTGGCGTCGACCGTCGGCGTGCAGGCCGACCACGCCGTGACGGTCGGCCTGATGTCGGCCACCGACCTGCGGGGCATCGTGGACATCGGCCCGCTGAACGACGCGCTGGCGGCGAAGGGACGGCCGAAGGTGGACGACGCCGGCTTGGGGGACAAGCGATGACTCTGATCACCGCTCGATCGACGCGGCAGGCGGTCGCGCTCGACGGCGTGGGCAAGGCGTTCGACAGCGGGCCGCCGGTGCTGGAGGACATCTCGCTGACGGTGCGGTCCGGTGAATTCGTCTGCCTGCTGGGCGCTTCCGGCTGCGGCAAGTCCACGCTGCTCAACCTGATCGCCGGCCTGGACACCCCCACCGCGGGCAGCGTGGAGCTGGCCGGCGGGCATGCGGCGCTGATGTTCCAGGAGTCGGCGCTGTTCCCATGGCTGACGGCGACCCACAACGTGGAGTTGGCATTGCGGCTGCGGGGCGTGCCGCGCAAGGAGAGACAGGTGGAGGCGCACCGGCTGTTGTCGTTGGTACGCCTGGAACACGCCTGTGACATGCGGGCGCACGAGCTGTCCGGCGGGATGCGGCAACGGGTCGCGCTGGCCCGGGCCCTGGCCCAGGGCAGCGAGGTGCTGCTGATGGACGAGCCGTTCGCGGCGCTGGACGCGATCACCCGGGACGTGTTGCACGAGGAGCTGATCCGGCTGTGGCAGCACGCCGGGTTCAGCACGGTCTTCGTCACGCACAACGTGCGCGAGGCGGTCCGGCTGGCGGAGCGGGTCGTGCTGCTCACGTCGCTGCCGGGACGGATCGCGCGGGAGTGGACGGTGGACATCCCGCACCCGCGGCGCATCGAGGACGGGGCCGTGGCGCGGCTGTCCCTGGAGATCACCGAACACCTCCGGGAGGAGATCCGCAGACATGGCCAGACCTGAGCACAACGGACTGGCCCGGCTGGAGGCGGGCCTCGACTCGCTGGCCGGCGCCCGCGCCGCGCCACGGCGCCGACTGCGCCAGCAAGTGCTGCCGCCGGTGGTCGCCATAGCCGTGGTGCTGCTCGGCTGGCAGGGCCTCTACCTGGCCGGCGTGCAACCGGACTGGGTGCTGCCGGGGCCGGGCGAGGTGTGGCGGTCGCTGGTCACCGCGGCCGGCCGGGGCGAGGTCTGGTCCAGCATCGGGAACAGCCTTTCCCGTGGTGCGATCGGGTTTCTCGTGTCGGTGGCGATCGGCACGCCGCTGGGGGTCGTGGTCGGCCGCAGCCAGCCGGTGCGCACCGCCGTCGGCCCGATCCTGTCCGGGCTGCAGAACCTGCCCTCGGTGGCGTGGGTGCCGCCGGCGGTCATCTTCTTCGGTGTCACGCCGGCGACCATCTACACGGTGATCCTGCTCGGCGCCGTGCCGTCCATCGCCAACGGCCTGGTGTCCGGGCTGGACCAGGTGCCGCCGCTGTACCTCAAGGTGGGCCGGAACCTGGGTGCGAAAGGCTTTTCTTCGGTGGTGCACGTGTTGCTGCCGGCGGCGCTGCCCGGGTACGTCGCCGGCCTCAAGCAGGGCTGGGCGTTCGCCTGGCGGTCGCTGATGGCCGCCGAGATCATCGCGACCTCGGCCTCGCTCGGGCACGGCCTCGGCCAGCTGCTGAAACAGGCCCAGGACACCAATGACATGGCGCTGGCCTTCGGCACCATCGCGCTGGTGCTGGTCGTCGGCATCGGCGTGAACCAGCTGGTGTTCGCGCCGGTCGAGCGCCATGTGCTGCGGTCACACGGTTTGGCGTCGGGACCTCGGCGCTGAGTGTCCACTGTGGAGTGTGTGTGACCGGTTCGGTCAGGCCGGTGACCGGATCCCTCCGTTCGGGCGAACCGAGCCCGAAATTGTTAGGAAGGGTTCTTTACTAAGGCGGTGACGGGTCGTAAGCTTCGAATCACCGCCGCCTTCGCAGTCCTGGCGCCCTGCCAGTCAGCTACGGAGGCAACCATGAGGAGACGAGCGATCGTCCCCGTCCTGACGTCCGGTGTGCTCGCGGTGTTCGCCGTCATCGCCATGGTGCTCGCCGGAGTCGGACCGGCGTCGGCCGCCGCGCCGCACGCGTCCCAGCAGACGTTCCTGACCTTCTACGGCTGGTGGGACAACACGCCCCCGGGTGGCGACATCGCGCACCCGGTCAAGCACAAGACCGCGGGCGGCGTCGGCACCTTCGACGACCCGATCACGTTCGCCACCTCCACCAAGGAGGTGAAGCCGGGCGGCAAGATCTACGTGCCGCGTGTGGGCAAGTACTTCATCATGGAGGACGACTGCGACGAGTGCAGCTCCGACTGGAACGGCAAGGGCCCCAACGGCGGCCCGAAGCTGGCCCACTTCGACCTGTGGCTCGGCGGCAAGGGCGGCGACCCGTTCAAGGCCATCCAGTGCGAGGTCGCGCTCACGCACTACAACAAGGACAACACGCCGACCATGGAACCGGTGATCGTCAACCCCGGCTCGGGCGAGAAGGTCAGCAAGGACCCGATCTTCAACACCAGCACCGGCGAGTGCTACGGCGGCGCGACCCCGACGATCACGGTCGGCCCGTACAGGAACCCGGCCTCGGCGGTATGCCTGGACGCGCCGGCCGGCGCCACCAAGATCGGCGTGAAGTCCTGTGACGGCTCGGCCGAGCAGAACTTCACGTTCGACGGCACCTTCCTGAGCATCCGCAACCTGTGCGCCGACTCCAAGGGCGGCGACATCGCGCTCAAGAAGTGCACCGGAGGCCCGACGCAGCAGTGGTCGGCCAACCCGAGCGGGACCATCTCCGACATCCAGACCGGCAAGAAGTGCTTCCGCGCGACGAAGACCGCGGTGACCGCGGGTAGCTGTTCCGGCTCGGCGGCGCAATGGACCTTCCCCACGGCCTGATCCGTTCAGGCCAGAAAGCCCAGGCAGGGGCGGGACGTCGCCGGCCCCCACGCGCGTCAGGGTGCGCCACGGGGCCGGCGGCGGACTGGGGCGTCCGTCGCATCGTGCGCTGCCGCCACACACTGCCGTTCACCGTTTCATCTCTCCCTTCGGAGGAACCCTCGTGAACCGAAAGCGGGTCGTCGCGCTCGTGACGGCCACTCTGTGCGTCGCCGGCGGTCTGGCGTTGTCCCAGGAGGTGGCCACCGGCGCCACCCCGGGCAGCAAGGCGCTGACCAAACTGGACACCTCGGCCGGCAACCGGCGGGCGCCGATCCCCGGTCTGTACGACTGGAGCAAGGCCGGCTTCCGCGGTGGGCAGGACCTGCCCGGCCCGAGCGCCGTCAATCCCGACGCCAAGTGCCAGATCACCGCGGCGCAGCTGGCCAGCACGTACAAGGTGAAGCCGGACGACAACGTCGACGACACCAACGGCATCCAGCAGGCCATCGACAAGCTGCACAAGGACTGCTCGCCCAGCGGCAGCTACACCAAGCTGAGCCTGATCACCTTCCCGGCCGGCACGCTCAACGTCACGCACGAGATCCACGTCGACGCCAACTACCTGATCCTGCGCGGCGCCGGCACGGACAAGACGAAGTTCGTCTACGCGCCGGACAAGAACACCCAGTACGACGTGTTGACGCCGGACGGCGACCAGTGGGACCAGAAGAACATGAACTACGAGGACGGCTCCGGCGGCTGGCTGTGGCCGGGCCGCGGCCTGTTCCGCGTGCAGTCCCGCAAGGTCGACCCCAGCTACGCCAGCGAGTACAAGAGCGCCCCGGCCAACCGCAAG includes these proteins:
- the cysD gene encoding sulfate adenylyltransferase subunit CysD, with the translated sequence MRATTRARHILSHLDALEAESVHILREVAAEFERPVLLFSGGKDSTVMLHLARKAFLPAPIPFQLLHVDTGHNFPETLEFRDRAVARFGVRLLVADVQSYIDAGELRERPDGTRNPLQTLPLLRAIEANRFDAVLGGGRRDEEKARAKERVFSLRDEFGQWDPRRQRPELWRLYNGRHRPGEHMRVFPLSNWTELDVWGYVRAEGIELPAIYFTHRRTVFLRDGMWLAPGSWGEPQAGEPVQERMVRYRTVGDMSCTGAVDSPASSVDEVIAEIAASRVTERGSSRADDRMSEAAMEDRKREGYF
- a CDS encoding sulfate adenylyltransferase subunit 1, whose amino-acid sequence is MTTTEIAVGDLLRLATAGSVDDGKSTLVGRLLHDTSAVMPDQLEAVRRASRDRGLADADLALLTDGLRAEREQGITIDVAYRYFATARRRFILADTPGHVQYTRNMVTGASTAELAVVLVDARHGFVEQTGRHTVVSALLRVPHVALAVNKMDLVGYAEDRFAEIAGEFTEYARKLGVPDVVAIPMSALRGDNVVEPSPHMTWYAGPTLLEHLETVPTGGEPEATRLPVQYVLRATDFRGYAGQLSSGMLRVGDPVAVSPAGHRTRITGIEVGGTPVDEAFAPQSVVVRLADAVDVARGDLITPVSTVPSPAERLLVVGCQLASRPLRVGDRVLVRHTTRTVRAVVEAIDERLDVHSLSTDNAADTLYTNEIALVSMRTAEPVAVDPYEYNRHCGAVLLIDEASGDTLTAGMVGVPPWWP
- a CDS encoding ABC transporter substrate-binding protein, which translates into the protein MRRLLPVAAAALLLAGCTAAATENELRLGYLGNLTHATAIVGVAGGFFAKALGDIQLTTQVFNAGPAEMTALLGGQLDAAYVGPSSALNGYVRSHGQALKIVAGATMGGAELVVRPSITAAGQLKGKTLATPQLGNTQDVALRYWLSQHGMRTTTDGGDVAIRPQDNATTLDQFRAGKIDGAWLPEPWASRLVVAAQAKVLVDERDLWPDGRFASTDLVVSTTFLRDHPQAVRRLIDGELAANDWVSANAGEATRTVNTELRRISGAALTDAEVTRAWDEQQVTGDPLASTVGVQADHAVTVGLMSATDLRGIVDIGPLNDALAAKGRPKVDDAGLGDKR
- a CDS encoding ABC transporter ATP-binding protein produces the protein MTLITARSTRQAVALDGVGKAFDSGPPVLEDISLTVRSGEFVCLLGASGCGKSTLLNLIAGLDTPTAGSVELAGGHAALMFQESALFPWLTATHNVELALRLRGVPRKERQVEAHRLLSLVRLEHACDMRAHELSGGMRQRVALARALAQGSEVLLMDEPFAALDAITRDVLHEELIRLWQHAGFSTVFVTHNVREAVRLAERVVLLTSLPGRIAREWTVDIPHPRRIEDGAVARLSLEITEHLREEIRRHGQT
- a CDS encoding ABC transporter permease, giving the protein MARPEHNGLARLEAGLDSLAGARAAPRRRLRQQVLPPVVAIAVVLLGWQGLYLAGVQPDWVLPGPGEVWRSLVTAAGRGEVWSSIGNSLSRGAIGFLVSVAIGTPLGVVVGRSQPVRTAVGPILSGLQNLPSVAWVPPAVIFFGVTPATIYTVILLGAVPSIANGLVSGLDQVPPLYLKVGRNLGAKGFSSVVHVLLPAALPGYVAGLKQGWAFAWRSLMAAEIIATSASLGHGLGQLLKQAQDTNDMALAFGTIALVLVVGIGVNQLVFAPVERHVLRSHGLASGPRR
- a CDS encoding RICIN domain-containing protein — encoded protein: MRRRAIVPVLTSGVLAVFAVIAMVLAGVGPASAAAPHASQQTFLTFYGWWDNTPPGGDIAHPVKHKTAGGVGTFDDPITFATSTKEVKPGGKIYVPRVGKYFIMEDDCDECSSDWNGKGPNGGPKLAHFDLWLGGKGGDPFKAIQCEVALTHYNKDNTPTMEPVIVNPGSGEKVSKDPIFNTSTGECYGGATPTITVGPYRNPASAVCLDAPAGATKIGVKSCDGSAEQNFTFDGTFLSIRNLCADSKGGDIALKKCTGGPTQQWSANPSGTISDIQTGKKCFRATKTAVTAGSCSGSAAQWTFPTA